From a region of the Arachis ipaensis cultivar K30076 chromosome B09, Araip1.1, whole genome shotgun sequence genome:
- the LOC107619571 gene encoding probable phytol kinase 1, chloroplastic: MTLTSLTLSSNHHHLLPFSSVRHCRRHHQLRTSDTTLFAPPQHWNNNSSLSFVKQTTTKDTSHNNVRFLCSPPPLLAVPVSLSQRVSRFVVPRGVPVDDLFYNGGATVAVLGGAYALVSAFDVLTHRNILNQGLSRKLVHIMSGLLFLASWPIFSNSTEARYFAAFVPFVNFLRLLANGLSLASDEGLIKSVTREGDPKELLRGPLYYVLMLMLCALVFWRESPIGVVSLAMMCGGDGVADILGRRFGSMKIPYNQKKSWAGSISMLVFGFLVSIGMLYYYSVAGLMQLNWESTVSRVAVVSLVATIVESLPVTKVVDDNISVPLATMAVASFTFSH; this comes from the exons ATGACCCTCACATCCCTCACATTATCCTCTAACCACCACCATCTTCTTCCATTCTCCTCCGTGCGCCACTGCCGCCGCCACCACCAACTCCGAACCTCCGACACAACCCTCTTTGCTCCACCACAACACTGGAACAACAACAGCAGCCTTAGCTTTGTGAAGCAGACAACAACGAAAGACACTTCTCATAATAATGTCCGGTTTTTGtgctctcctcctcctcttcttgctGTTCCCGTCAGCTTGAGTCAAAGGGTATCTAGGTTTGTTGTGCCACGTGGCGTTCCTGTGGATGATCTTTTCTACAATGGCGGAGCCACCGTGGCTGTTCTTGGTGGCGCTTATGCTCTTGTGTCTGCTTTTGATGTTCTCACTCATAGGAACATTCTCAACCAG GGTTTGAGCAGAAAACTGGTCCATATAATGTCCGGTTTGCTTTTTCTAGCTTCTTGGCCAATTTTCAG CAACTCCACTGAGGCTCGTTACTTTGCTGCATTTGTTCCATTTGTAAACTTTTTGAGGCTTTTGGCGAATGGTCTCTCACTGGCTTCTGATGAAGGACTGATTAAATCCGTGACTAGAGAAGGAGATCCGAA AGAATTGCTGAGGGGTCCCCTGTATTATGTTCTGATGCTGATGTTATGTGCTCTTGTTTTCTGGCGTGAGTCTCCAATTGGGGTGGTCTCGTTGGCAATGATGTGTGGAGGGGATG GTGTAGCTGATATCCTTGGTAGAAGATTTGGATCCATGAAAATTCCGTACAATCAGAAGAAGAGTTGGGCTGGTAGCATATCCATGCTTGTCTTTGGATTCTTGGTTTCAATAGG GATGCTGTACTATTATTCAGTAGCAGGACTAATGCAGTTAAATTGGGAGAGCACAGTGTCAAGAGTTGCTGTTGTTTCATTAGTGGCAACAATTGTAGAGTCCCTTCCAGTTACTAAGGTGGTAGACGACAACATATCTGTTCCACTAGCTACCATGGCAGTGGCATCTTTCACTTTCAGCCATTGA
- the LOC107615997 gene encoding uncharacterized protein LOC107615997, with translation MRLNPLKCAFAMEAGKFLGFMITQRGVEANPEKCQAILQMKSLGCIKDVQRLAGRLTALSRFLGASAAKALPFFNLMKKGIAFEWTPSCEEAFNHFKEILATPPVLGKPKAGEPLYLYLAVTEEALAAVLLREEGKAQQPIYFVSRALQGAELRYSKLEKLALTFLTSSRRLRQYFQSHRVVVRTDQAIRQVLQKPDLAGRMMTWAIELSQYDLHYEPWHAIKAQAMADFLVEVTGDPPEEPGTRWRLHVDGASNQTSGGAGVILESPAGVIYEQSTKNYQARDPLLQKYLEKVREMTSQFQEVIIQHVPRERNTRADLLSKLASTKPGTGNRSLIQGMVKEPTVALHLTEASPSWLDPITNFLELGKLPDDEKTARTLRREAARYAIIQGQLFRKGLSQPLLKCLHPDQTDYVLREVHEGCCGHHIGGKALARKLIRAGYYWPSMMKDSREFGVDLLGPFPVGPGQVKYLIVAIDYYTKWIEAEPLASISSSNCRKFMWRQVITQFGIPEVVISDNRTQFTDKKFTEFLTGLRVKQKFSSVEHPQTNGQVESTNKVILLGLKKRLDNKKGAWADELASVLWSYRTTEQSATGETPFRLTYGVDAVIPIETA, from the exons atgaggctcaatcCGCTAAAATGTGCCTTTGCCATGGAAGCTGGTAAGTTCCTGGGGTTTATGATCACCCAAAGAGGAGTAGAGGCCAACCCTGAGAAGTGCCAAGCGATCCTCCAGATGAAGAGCCTGGGTTGCATCAAAGACGTCCAACGGCTGGCGGGAAGATTGACGGCGTTATCCCGTTTCCTCGGCGCATCGGCAGCAAAAGCCCTGCCCTTCTTTAATCTGATGAAAAAGGGGATAGCATTCGAATGGACCCCATCCTGTGAGGAGGCATTCAACCATTTCAAGGAAATCCTAGCTACACCTCCGGTGCTCGGAAAGCCCAAGGCCGGAGAACCACTCTACCTCTACCTAGCTGTAACAGAGGAAGCACTTGCAGCAGTGCTCTTAAGAGAAGAGGGGAAAGCTCAGCAACCGATTTACTTCGTAAGCAGGGCCCTGCAAGGAGCAGAGCTGAGATATAGCAAATTGGAAAAACTGGCGCTGACATTCCTGACCTCCTCCCGAAGATTAAGACAATACTTCCAAAGTCATCGTGTAGTCGTCAGAACGGATCAGGCGATTCGTCAAGTACTCCAAAAACCTGATTTAGCtggaaggatgatgacctgggctaTCGAGCTATCCCAATACGACCTGCACTACGAACCCTGGCACGCAATCAAGGCGCAGGCAATGGCAGATTTTTTAGTAGAAGTAACGGGCGATCCTCCCGAAGAACCGGGCACACGGTGGAGACTCCACGtagacggggcctccaaccaaacCTCCGGGGGAGCCGGAGTCATCTTAGAAAGCCCAGCAGGAGTCATCTACgagcaatcgaccaa AAACTACCAAGCCCGGGATCCTCTCCTGCAAAAATACCTGGAAAAAGTTAGAGAAATGACAAGTCAATTCCAAGAGGTCATAATCCAACACgtcccaagagaaaggaacacacgggcagacctcctgtCCAAACTAGCGAGCACGAAGCCAGGAACGGGTAACCGATCTCTTATTCAAGGCATGGTGAAAGAGCCAACGGTCGCCCTCCACTTGACGGAGGCGAGCCCCTCCTGGCTGGACCCCATCACAAACTTCCTGGAGCTCGGCAAGTTACCTGACGACGAGAAGACAGCTAGAACGTTGAGAAGGGAGGCAGCTAGATATGCAATCATACAAGGGCAATTATTCAGAAAGGGGCTCAGCCAACCCCTATTGAAATGCTtgcaccccgaccagacggattacgtacttagagaagtccacgagggatgTTGCGGCCATCACATCGGGGGCAaggccctagcaaggaagctcatccgagctggatattactggccGTCAATGATGAAAGACTCCAGAGAATTT GGAGTTGACCTTTTAGGACCTTTCCCGGTtggcccaggacaagtcaaatatctCATAGTGGCCATCGATTACTACACCAAGTGGATAGAGGCCGAGCCACTGGCCAGCATATCTtcctccaattgcaggaagttcatgtggagacaggTTATAACCCAGTTTGGCATCCCGGAGGTCGTTATCTCGGATAATAGAACACAATTCACTGACAAAAAGTTCACGGAGTTCCTCACCGGCCTAAGGGTAAAACAGAAGTTTTCCTCAGTTGAACACCCCCAGACAAACGGACAAGTAGAGTCCACGAACAAGGTCATCTTACTCGGCCTCAAGAAACGACTAGACAACAAGAAAGGCGCTTGGGCCGACGAGCTCGCTTCGGTCCTATGGTCCTACCgaacaaccgagcaaagcgcTACGGGGGAAACCCCTtttcgcctaacatacggggtcgacgcCGTGATACCCATAGAAACGGCGTAA